One stretch of Glycine soja cultivar W05 chromosome 7, ASM419377v2, whole genome shotgun sequence DNA includes these proteins:
- the LOC114420110 gene encoding F-box/LRR-repeat protein 4-like isoform X1: MQSRKAVYPGNHKGSQSICTPPSSLASTLMVLLVRVKAEGMAPHHIPHLNESIDQKHTAFPCTSTDHAMRGHDWINTCFPDDLIVEIFSRLHSMSTRDACSLVCRRWFRLQRLTRTTLRIASTHLSSLHRLPTRFSNLRNLYIDQSLSIPLHLGKMLPNYEEGDLDFLRLSDAGLSALGQDFPKLHKLGLIRCSSVSSDGLTPLARKCTSLRALDLQVCYVGDQGLAAVGQCCKQLEDLNLRFCHRLTDTGLVELALGVGKSLKSLGVAACTKITDISMEAVGSHCRSLENLSLESETIHNKGLLAVSQGCPALKVLKLHCFDVTDDALKAVGTNCLLLELLALYSFQRFTDKGLRAIGNGCKKLKNLTLIDCYFISDKGLEAIATGCKELTHLEVNGCHNIRNLGLEYIGRSCQ, translated from the exons ATGCAGTCTCGTAAAGCTGTTTATCCTGGAAATCACAAAGGCTCCCAAAGCATATGCACACCACCCAGTTCACTCGCTTCGACACTC ATGGTGTTGTTAGTAAGAGTGAAAGCCGAAGGAATGGCGCCGCATCATATCCCTCATCTCAATGAATCAATAGACCAAAAACACACCGCTTTCCCTTGCACCAGCACCGATCACGCAATGCGAGGCCACGATTGGATCAACACCTGCTTTCCCGACGACTTAATCGTAGAAATCTTCTCCCGCCTCCACTCCATGTCCACCCGCGACGCTTGCTCCCTCGTCTGCCGCCGCTGGTTCCGCCTCCAGCGCCTAACCCGAACCACCCTCCGAATCGCCTCCACCCATCTCTCCTCCCTCCACCGTCTCCCCACCCGTTTCTCCAATCTCAGAAACCTCTACATCGACCAAAGCCTCTCCATTCCCCTCCACCTC GGGAAAATGCTACCGAACTACGAAGAGGGCGATCTTGATTTTCTCCGTTTATCAGATGCTGGTTTATCTGCTCTCGGCCAAGACTTCCCCAAGCTTCACaaattgggcttaatccggtgTTCCAGCGTCTCTAGCGATGGCTTGACACCCCTAGCTCGGAAATGCACCTCTCTCAGAGCCTTGGACTTACAA GTTTGTTATGTTGGGGATCAAGGTCTGGCTGCTGTTGGACAGTGTTGCAAGCAGCTTGAAGACTTGAATCTGCGATTCTGCCATCGATTGACTGATACTGGTCTGGTTGAATTAGCCTTAGGTGTGGGGAAGTCATTGAAATCTCTTGGTGTGGCGGCTTGTACCAAGATAACTGATATCTCAATGGAAGCTGTAGGATCACATTGCAGATCCCTCGAGAACTTGTCGTTGGAATCTGAGACCATTCATAATAAAGGGCTGCTTGCTGTGTCCCAAGGATGTCCGGCTTTGAAGGTTCTAAAACTGCACTGTTTTGATGTTACAGATGATGCTCTGAAAGCTGTAGGCACTAACTGTCTGTTACTGGAGTTATTGGCATTATATAGTTTTCAGAGATTTACTGATAA GGGGTTGCGTGCCATTGGGAATGGATGTAAGAAGTTAAAGAATTTGACTTTAATTGATTGCTATTTCATAAGCGATAAGGGTCTGGAAGCAATTGCTACTGGCTGCAAGGAACTTACACATCTTGAAGTTAATGGATGTCACAACATTCGAAATTTGGGGCTAGAATACATTGGGAGATCTTGCCA GTGA
- the LOC114420110 gene encoding F-box/LRR-repeat protein 4-like isoform X3, translating into MQSRKAVYPGNHKGSQSICTPPSSLASTLMVLLVRVKAEGMAPHHIPHLNESIDQKHTAFPCTSTDHAMRGHDWINTCFPDDLIVEIFSRLHSMSTRDACSLVCRRWFRLQRLTRTTLRIASTHLSSLHRLPTRFSNLRNLYIDQSLSIPLHLGKMLPNYEEGDLDFLRLSDAGLSALGQDFPKLHKLGLIRCSSVSSDGLTPLARKCTSLRALDLQVCYVGDQGLAAVGQCCKQLEDLNLRFCHRLTDTGLVELALGVGKSLKSLGVAACTKITDISMEAVGSHCRSLENLSLESETIHNKGLLAVSQGCPALKGVACHWEWM; encoded by the exons ATGCAGTCTCGTAAAGCTGTTTATCCTGGAAATCACAAAGGCTCCCAAAGCATATGCACACCACCCAGTTCACTCGCTTCGACACTC ATGGTGTTGTTAGTAAGAGTGAAAGCCGAAGGAATGGCGCCGCATCATATCCCTCATCTCAATGAATCAATAGACCAAAAACACACCGCTTTCCCTTGCACCAGCACCGATCACGCAATGCGAGGCCACGATTGGATCAACACCTGCTTTCCCGACGACTTAATCGTAGAAATCTTCTCCCGCCTCCACTCCATGTCCACCCGCGACGCTTGCTCCCTCGTCTGCCGCCGCTGGTTCCGCCTCCAGCGCCTAACCCGAACCACCCTCCGAATCGCCTCCACCCATCTCTCCTCCCTCCACCGTCTCCCCACCCGTTTCTCCAATCTCAGAAACCTCTACATCGACCAAAGCCTCTCCATTCCCCTCCACCTC GGGAAAATGCTACCGAACTACGAAGAGGGCGATCTTGATTTTCTCCGTTTATCAGATGCTGGTTTATCTGCTCTCGGCCAAGACTTCCCCAAGCTTCACaaattgggcttaatccggtgTTCCAGCGTCTCTAGCGATGGCTTGACACCCCTAGCTCGGAAATGCACCTCTCTCAGAGCCTTGGACTTACAA GTTTGTTATGTTGGGGATCAAGGTCTGGCTGCTGTTGGACAGTGTTGCAAGCAGCTTGAAGACTTGAATCTGCGATTCTGCCATCGATTGACTGATACTGGTCTGGTTGAATTAGCCTTAGGTGTGGGGAAGTCATTGAAATCTCTTGGTGTGGCGGCTTGTACCAAGATAACTGATATCTCAATGGAAGCTGTAGGATCACATTGCAGATCCCTCGAGAACTTGTCGTTGGAATCTGAGACCATTCATAATAAAGGGCTGCTTGCTGTGTCCCAAGGATGTCCGGCTTTGAAG GGGGTTGCGTGCCATTGGGAATGGATGTAA
- the LOC114420111 gene encoding AP-5 complex subunit mu-like has translation MNDGLSSLLLDLPSVTGAFMVAHAIGDIITGDTVELEVIVTAAPSVGGLFDSLTGSIGISSRAKPVALPIASSSPLI, from the exons ATGAATGATGGCCTGTCTTCCCTCTTACTGGATCTTCCATCAGTAACAGG GGCATTTATGGTAGCACATGCCATTGGTGACATAATTACTGGTGACACAGTAGAACTTGAAGTGATTGTAACTGCAGCTCCCTCTGTTGGAGGCCTGTTTGATTCACTCACTGGTAGTATAGGCATCTCTTCCAGGGCAAAACCTGTTGCCCTTCCCATTGCTTCTTCCTCCCCTTTGATTTAG
- the LOC114420110 gene encoding F-box/LRR-repeat protein 4-like isoform X2, whose protein sequence is MQSRKAVYPGNHKGSQSICTPPSSLASTLMVLLVRVKAEGMAPHHIPHLNESIDQKHTAFPCTSTDHAMRGHDWINTCFPDDLIVEIFSRLHSMSTRDACSLVCRRWFRLQRLTRTTLRIASTHLSSLHRLPTRFSNLRNLYIDQSLSIPLHLGKMLPNYEEGDLDFLRLSDAGLSALGQDFPKLHKLGLIRCSSVSSDGLTPLARKCTSLRALDLQVCYVGDQGLAAVGQCCKQLEDLNLRFCHRLTDTGLVELALGVGKSLKSLGVAACTKITDISMEAVGSHCRSLENLSLESETIHNKGLLAVSQGCPALKVLKLHCFDVTDDALKAVGTNCLLLELLALYSFQRFTDKCGVACHWEWM, encoded by the exons ATGCAGTCTCGTAAAGCTGTTTATCCTGGAAATCACAAAGGCTCCCAAAGCATATGCACACCACCCAGTTCACTCGCTTCGACACTC ATGGTGTTGTTAGTAAGAGTGAAAGCCGAAGGAATGGCGCCGCATCATATCCCTCATCTCAATGAATCAATAGACCAAAAACACACCGCTTTCCCTTGCACCAGCACCGATCACGCAATGCGAGGCCACGATTGGATCAACACCTGCTTTCCCGACGACTTAATCGTAGAAATCTTCTCCCGCCTCCACTCCATGTCCACCCGCGACGCTTGCTCCCTCGTCTGCCGCCGCTGGTTCCGCCTCCAGCGCCTAACCCGAACCACCCTCCGAATCGCCTCCACCCATCTCTCCTCCCTCCACCGTCTCCCCACCCGTTTCTCCAATCTCAGAAACCTCTACATCGACCAAAGCCTCTCCATTCCCCTCCACCTC GGGAAAATGCTACCGAACTACGAAGAGGGCGATCTTGATTTTCTCCGTTTATCAGATGCTGGTTTATCTGCTCTCGGCCAAGACTTCCCCAAGCTTCACaaattgggcttaatccggtgTTCCAGCGTCTCTAGCGATGGCTTGACACCCCTAGCTCGGAAATGCACCTCTCTCAGAGCCTTGGACTTACAA GTTTGTTATGTTGGGGATCAAGGTCTGGCTGCTGTTGGACAGTGTTGCAAGCAGCTTGAAGACTTGAATCTGCGATTCTGCCATCGATTGACTGATACTGGTCTGGTTGAATTAGCCTTAGGTGTGGGGAAGTCATTGAAATCTCTTGGTGTGGCGGCTTGTACCAAGATAACTGATATCTCAATGGAAGCTGTAGGATCACATTGCAGATCCCTCGAGAACTTGTCGTTGGAATCTGAGACCATTCATAATAAAGGGCTGCTTGCTGTGTCCCAAGGATGTCCGGCTTTGAAGGTTCTAAAACTGCACTGTTTTGATGTTACAGATGATGCTCTGAAAGCTGTAGGCACTAACTGTCTGTTACTGGAGTTATTGGCATTATATAGTTTTCAGAGATTTACTGATAAGTGT GGGGTTGCGTGCCATTGGGAATGGATGTAA